Proteins from a genomic interval of Rosa chinensis cultivar Old Blush chromosome 2, RchiOBHm-V2, whole genome shotgun sequence:
- the LOC112190318 gene encoding protein STRUBBELIG-RECEPTOR FAMILY 5 — MFHNLLVLWGVLFGFFTVCVYSNTNSQDVTALNVMYNSLTSKSKLSGWKSSGGDPCGDSWKGIKCSGSSVTEIKLSDLDLSGSMGYQLASLTSVTSFDVSNNKFSGDIPYQLPPNAKQIDLSNNGFTNTVPYSVSQMSNLETLNLGHNKLSGQLTDMFNKLTKLKKLDLSHNSLTGNLPQSFAKLSSLRTLYLQNNQFTGTINVLLYTPVDDLNVENNHFTGWIPNDLKSINIKSGGNNWSSGPSPPSPPGVYRNRGSGSSSSGGGEKSSVAKGLTIAGIAFAVLFLLGILIFCCSRKKRSKNSHLLEDDRFDKRKSFSMFSSRDLTKDMHSDYDGLKSTDSPAIIDIKPVQKSPSTGFKSLSGRLQSFARRSTSVKAVSYALADLQVATGNFAPARLLGQGSIGRVYKAKFESGKILAVKKIDSSLFQGAPPQEFSDIVVSISKIRHANVAELVGYCAELGHHMLIYEYFRNGSLNEFLHMSDDYSNPLTWNTRVKIALGTARAIEYLHEVCSPSVIHKNIKSSNIFLDLELNPRLSDYGLATFHQRTSQNLGTGYNAPECTKPSAYTLKSDVYSFGVVMLELLTGRKPVDSSKPRSEECLVRWATPQLHDLDALSKIVDPALRGLYDPKSVSRFADIIALCVQRESEFRPPISEVVQQLVRLVQRSTVNMDLGLSRHSSNSSSYREDLQSSRRLTDF, encoded by the exons ATGTTCCACAACCTTCTTGTGTTGTGGGGTGTTCTGTTTGGATTCTTCACCGTCTGCGTTTATTCGAACACCAATTCCCAAGATG TTACTGCCCTTAATGTGATGTATAACAGCTTAACctctaagtcaaaactaagTGGTTGGAAATCAAGTGGCGGTGACCCTTGTGGTGATTCTTGGAAAGGGATCAAATGCTCAGGCTCATCTGTAACTGAAAT AAAGTTGTCTGACCTTGATCTCAGTGGATCAATGGGGTACCAGCTTGCAAGCTTAACATCCGTCACCTCCTT TGACGTAAGCAACAACAAATTCAGTGGTGATATACCATATCAACTGCCTCCTAACGCAAAGCAAAT AGATCTTTCCAACAATGGCTTCACAAATACCGTACCCTATTCAGTATCTCAGATGTCCAACCTTGAAACTCT AAATCTTGGTCATAACAAGCTCAGTGGACAGTTGACTGATATGTTTAATAAACTTACTAAACTTAAAAAGCT GGATCTATCTCACAACTCACTGACTGGCAACTTGCCTCAGAGTTTTGCAAAGCTCTCAAGCCTCAGGACATT GTATCTGCAGAACAATCAATTTACTGGGACGATAAATGTCCTACTGTACACTCCCGTTGATGATTT GAATGTTGAAAACAACCACTTTACTGGCTGGATCCCTAATGATTTGAAGAGCATAAACATAAA GTCTGGAGGAAACAATTGGTCATCTGGGCCATCTCCACCTTCTCCTCCTGGTGTATACCGTAATAGGGGGTCAGGCAGCAGTAGCAGTGGTGGTGGGGAGAAGTCTTCAGTAGCCAAAGGATTGACAATAGCTGGGATAGCTTTCGCCGTGTTGTTTCTGCTTGGAATTCTAATTTTCTGCTGTTCAAGAAAGAAACGTTCTAAAAATTCCCATCTCCTTGAGGATGATAGGTTTGACAAGCGGAAATCCTTCTCTATGTTTTCATCTAGGGACTTGACTAAAGACATGCATTCTGACTATGATG GCTTGAAGTCTACGGATTCTCCAGCCATTATTGACATAAAGCCTGTTCAAAAATCTCCATCAACTGGTTTTAAGTCCCTTTCTGGCCGGTTGCAATCCTTTGCCAGAAGAAGCACCTCTGTGAAAGCTGTATCTTACGCTTTAGCAGACTTGCAGGTTGCGACAGGTAATTTTGCACCAGCTCGCCTTCTTGGGCAGGGCTCCATTGGACGTGTTTATAAGGCCAAATTTGAAAGTGGGAAG ATTTTGGCTGTGAAAAAAATTGACTCCTCACTGTTCCAAGGAGCACCACCACAAGAATTTTCTGACATCGTTGTGAGCATCTCCAAGATTCGTCATGCCAACGTTGCCGAACTTGTTGGTTATTGTGCAGAACTAGGGCACCACATGTTAATTTACGAGTATTTCAGGAATGGCTCACTTAATGAGTTCTTACACATGTCAGATGACTACAGCAATCCTCTAACTTGGAACACAAGAGTCAAGATTGCTTTGGGCACTGCGCGTGCTATTGA GTACCTCCATGAGGTTTGCTCTCCATCCGTAATTCACAAGAACATCAAATCATCTAATATTTTTCTTGACCTTGAACTCAATCCTCGTCTCTCTGATTATGGCTTGGCAACCTTTCATCAG CGCACTAGCCAAAACCTAGGGACGGGATACAATGCACCAGAATGCACGAAGCCATCAGCTTATACATTGAAGAGTGATGTTTACAGCTTTGGGGTAGTCATGTTGGAATTATTGACAGGTCGTAAGCCAGTTGACAG ttCAAAACCACGGTCGGAGGAGTGCCTTGTCCGATGGGCAACCCCACAGCTCCATGATCTCGACGCATTGTCAAAAATAGTCGACCCTGCCCTGCGAGGACTCTACGATCCCAAGTCAGTCTCCCGTTTTGCTGATATCATTGCCCTATGCGTTCAG CGAGAGTCCGAATTTCGGCCACCTATCTCAGAAGTTGTTCAGCAGTTGGTGCGGCTAGTTCAGCGCTCGACCGTGAACATGGATCTTGGTCTTTCTCGTCACTCTAGTAACTCGAGCAGCTATAGAGAAGATCTCCAATCTTCTCGTCGGCTGACTGACTTTTGA
- the LOC112184796 gene encoding uncharacterized protein LOC112184796, with the protein MELYAYFRAVNVYVPKDRVMNLHQGYRFVEFRSEQDADYISFPILKLLYSSPIPVKDVVSDYKFVVLTAMPAIKVLNMIKLYGKAIRVNKLPKIKRVWMRNFSTIFSVHLES; encoded by the exons ATGGAACTCTATGCTTATTTTCGTGCAGTTAATGTGTATGTTCCTAAAGATAGAGTTATGAACCTCCATCAAGGATACAGATTCGTGGAGTTCCGAAGTGAACAAGATGCTGATTACATAAGTTTTCCTATTCTCAAGTTATTATATAGCTCCCCGATTCCTGTTAAAGATGTTGTTTCTGACTATAAATTTGTTGTTTTGACTGCCATGCCTGCAATCAAGGTGCTTAATATGATCAAGCTTTATGGAAAGGCAATTCGTGTAAATAAG CTTCCCAAGATAAAAAGGGTGTGGATGAGAAACTTCTCTACGATATTTTCAGTGCATTTGGAGTCATAG
- the LOC112187513 gene encoding phosphatidylcholine transfer protein isoform X1, translating to MVTDADLKFLIEKLDEKIGQNKKWDNVIEKGNDLLYYSAKCCKPKVGPVKYLSVTIFEDCSPEMLRDFYMDNDYRKQWDKMLIEHEQLHVDKNNGVEVGRTIKKFPLLTPREYVLAWRLWEGKDKTFYCFVKECEHSLAPRQKKYVRVGTFRSGWRIRKVPGRNACEIKMYHQEDAGLNVEMAKLAFAKGIWSYVCKMDSALRKYSTISNDQSSSAATAVTLIKKVPPGLEATDNNGATSAEPIIHRPITGGERKLSRRPSKKLLANGLLLVGGLVCLSRGRSSLGAKVAMAYILTKLNKRGASSSQNGDIAGI from the exons ATGGTAACAGATGCAGATTTGAAGtttctgattgaaaaattggacGAGAAGATCGGTCAGAATAAGAAATGGGACAATGTCATAGAGAAAGGAAATGATCTTCTATACTACAGTGCTAAGTGCTGCAAGCCTAAG GTTGGTCCTGTGAAATACTTGAGTGTGACAATATTTGAGGACTGCTCTCCTGAGATGCTGAGAGACTTCTACATGGATAATGATTACAGGAAGCAATGGGATAAAATGCTGATTGAGCATGAACAGTTACATGTGGACAAAAACAATGGGGTTGAAGTTGGCCGGACAATAAAGAAGTTTCCACTGTTGACACCTAGAGAATATGTATTAGCTTGGAGATTGTGGGAAGGAAAAGATAAAACATTCTACTGTTTTGTCAAG GAATGTGAACATTCTTTGGCACCGCGGCAGAAGAAGTATGTGCGTGTTGGTACTTTCAGATCTGGTTGGCGAATCAGAAAAG TGCCTGGTAGAAATGCCTGCGAGATCAAAATGTATCACCAAGAAGATGCTGGTTTGAACGTGGAGATGGCAAAACTGGCCTTCGCAAAGGGCATATGGAGTTACGTATGTAAGATGGATAGTGCACTACGCAAATATTCTACAATCAGCAATGATCAATCAAGTTCTGCTGCCACTGCAGTCACTTTGATAAAAAAGGT CCCCCCTGGATTAGAGGCCACGGATAACAATGGAGCAACCTCTGCAGAACCTATTATTCACAGACCAATTACTGGTGGGGAGAGGAAATTGTCAAGAAGACCATCAAAGAAATTGCTAGCCAATGGCTTGCTGCTTGTCGGTGGTCTGGTCTGCCTATCTCGTGGTCGCTCTAGCCTGGGTGCAAAGGTTGCCATGGCATATATCTTGACCAAACTGAACAAGCGTGGTGCTTCATCAAGTCAAAATGGGGATATTGCAGGCATATGA
- the LOC112187513 gene encoding phosphatidylcholine transfer protein isoform X2 has product MVTDADLKFLIEKLDEKIGQNKKWDNVIEKGNDLLYYSAKCCKPKVGPVKYLSVTIFEDCSPEMLRDFYMDNDYRKQWDKMLIEHEQLHVDKNNGVEVGRTIKKFPLLTPREYVLAWRLWEGKDKTFYCFVKKKYVRVGTFRSGWRIRKVPGRNACEIKMYHQEDAGLNVEMAKLAFAKGIWSYVCKMDSALRKYSTISNDQSSSAATAVTLIKKVPPGLEATDNNGATSAEPIIHRPITGGERKLSRRPSKKLLANGLLLVGGLVCLSRGRSSLGAKVAMAYILTKLNKRGASSSQNGDIAGI; this is encoded by the exons ATGGTAACAGATGCAGATTTGAAGtttctgattgaaaaattggacGAGAAGATCGGTCAGAATAAGAAATGGGACAATGTCATAGAGAAAGGAAATGATCTTCTATACTACAGTGCTAAGTGCTGCAAGCCTAAG GTTGGTCCTGTGAAATACTTGAGTGTGACAATATTTGAGGACTGCTCTCCTGAGATGCTGAGAGACTTCTACATGGATAATGATTACAGGAAGCAATGGGATAAAATGCTGATTGAGCATGAACAGTTACATGTGGACAAAAACAATGGGGTTGAAGTTGGCCGGACAATAAAGAAGTTTCCACTGTTGACACCTAGAGAATATGTATTAGCTTGGAGATTGTGGGAAGGAAAAGATAAAACATTCTACTGTTTTGTCAAG AAGAAGTATGTGCGTGTTGGTACTTTCAGATCTGGTTGGCGAATCAGAAAAG TGCCTGGTAGAAATGCCTGCGAGATCAAAATGTATCACCAAGAAGATGCTGGTTTGAACGTGGAGATGGCAAAACTGGCCTTCGCAAAGGGCATATGGAGTTACGTATGTAAGATGGATAGTGCACTACGCAAATATTCTACAATCAGCAATGATCAATCAAGTTCTGCTGCCACTGCAGTCACTTTGATAAAAAAGGT CCCCCCTGGATTAGAGGCCACGGATAACAATGGAGCAACCTCTGCAGAACCTATTATTCACAGACCAATTACTGGTGGGGAGAGGAAATTGTCAAGAAGACCATCAAAGAAATTGCTAGCCAATGGCTTGCTGCTTGTCGGTGGTCTGGTCTGCCTATCTCGTGGTCGCTCTAGCCTGGGTGCAAAGGTTGCCATGGCATATATCTTGACCAAACTGAACAAGCGTGGTGCTTCATCAAGTCAAAATGGGGATATTGCAGGCATATGA